AGAATACACGCGCCAGAAAATAATCCAAAATTCCCAAGCACCGCAAATACTAATAGTGGATGGATTTTAAGAATTCCGTTTAGTAGAAAAAATATTTTGATGATTCCGGTAAAATATTACCATATGATACTGATGAAACCCACATCCCAATAAAAGGAAACCCAAATGCAAATTAACGGAAAAGAGATATTTGAGAAAGGCGGTCTTGTGTTTAATTTAAGCCGAATGACTTCTTTGGAATACCAGGATAAATATTTAGTACATGCCACGGCAAAATATTATGAAGACCCCGTGGAGATGATAGATTTGTTATATGATAATTGCAAGAATGCTTTATTGGAGCAATTCGAATTTTGCTTCCTGCCATACGAGAGGGATGCGCTAAGAGAGCTTATGGAACTTATAGATAAATATACTGAAGACAATAGTATATTAAAGAGAGATACTTACGATTATCTAGTCTATCAGAACAAATCCTGGATAGAGGTCAGAGAGCTAGCCTTAAAGACTTTGTATACCTTCGGGTATGATTTGGAAGACTTCGACTATGATTAAACCCGGATTAGACCTGCTAGAATGAAATTTATCCTATATATCTTTAATCTGCTGCTATGCCTAAGTGCCTGGGCTTCTATAGATATTATAATGGTATAAGCGATAGCAAATCAAGCTCTATAGGGGCAGGCATAGGCATAAGCGGCAGTAAAAGACAAAAATCAAGGGTTTTTATCCGTAAAATTTAAAAATTCTAAATAAGGAAATAAGATGAAATTTTTAAAACGATACAAAAATATTATTCTATTACCATTTTTCCTGATTATTTCGTTTTTTGTTTTCCGTATGATTTATACGGAAATAATTAGTGAGTGCGCTCCAATGAGGCTTTTTTCAAAAAATTCTCTAAGCAATAGCGGTTATGTTGAGTTAAAAGCAAAATGTATAAAAAAGGCTTTGGAAAATGACGATAGTCACCTTATTATGCAGTATTTTAAAAGAGAAACGAGTGAGTGTCTTAAAATTATTGATGAACCGTCAAAGATCCCACATAATCTGATTAGAGTTAATAGCTTTGAAGAGTGGAAAAAATTAAGGCTTACAGATACTGACAATATAATTTGTCCTATCGGTAATTATAAAAAGAGCGATATTAGCAATGAAAGCAAATAAATTCACAAATCATTCAAATTTACGAAGCTAAGGCTACTCATCAAGCAAAATATTAGCTACAATTTTAAAATTTACTATCTTGCGCCGCGTGTTTTTTGCGGCCATATATCCGATAAATTTAGAAGAGCGCCGCAAAAGGTGCCGTCAAAAAAGCGAAATTTAACGCGAAATTTTATATAATCTTGCGATTTAATGCGAGGAGATAGGATGAATAAAAAGGCGTATTTCGGGAGTTTCGGCGGGCAGTTCGTGCCTGAGACGGCGATGTTTGCGCTCGAGGAGTTGGAGGATGCGTACAGCACCATAGCGCAGACGAAGGAATTCAAAGATGAGCTAGGTTGCTTGCTGCGCGAATATGCGGGGCGTCCGACGCCGCTGTATCACGCCGCGCGTCTTAGCGAGCACTACGGACATGAAATTTATCTAAAGCGCGAGGATCTTAACCATACGGGCGCTCATAAGATCAACAACGCCCTAGCGCAAGCGTTGCTCGCCAAAAAAATGGGCAAAAAAAAGATCATCGCAGAAACCGGCGCGGGCCAGCACGGCGTGGCGACGGCGACGGCAGCGGCGCTATTTGGGCTTGAATGCGACGTGTATATGGGCGAGACCGACGCTGCACGCCAGCAGCTCAACGCCTTTAGAATGCAGCTTCTGGGTGCAAATTTAATCAAAATCGACACCGGCCTTAAAACGCTCAAAGAGGCCACCACTGCGGCGATTCAGGCGTGGGTGAACGAGATCGAGAGCGTATTTTACGTCATCGGCTCGGCGGTCGGACCGCATCCGTATCCGAAGATGGTTAGGGATTTTCAAAGCGTCATCGGCGCCGAGACCAGATCGCAGCTCGCAAGCAAGGGGATCAAAGCCGACTACGTCCTAGCCTGCGTGGGCGGCGGAAGCAATGCGATAGGAATTTTTAGCGCGTTCGTGGATGATCCTAGCGTGCAACTCATCGGCGTCGAAGCGGGCGGCTTGGGCGCGCATACCCCTTATCATGCAGCGACCATTACCAATGGACGCGCGGGCATCATCCACGGCATGAAAACGATCGTATTGCAGGATAAATTCGGCATGATCGAGCCTGTTCACAGCATCTCGGCGGGGCTTGATTATCCCGGCGTAGGCCCGGAGCACGCGCATCTGCACGAGATAAGTCGCGCAAAATACGAAGCGGTAACCGACGATGAGTGTATCACGGCGCTTAAACTGCTCTGTAGGCTTGAGGGCATCATCCCCGCGATCGAAAGCGCGCACGCGTTAGCGTATTTGCAAAAGCTCTGTCCGCAG
This sequence is a window from Campylobacter sp.. Protein-coding genes within it:
- a CDS encoding phytanoyl-CoA dioxygenase, producing MQINGKEIFEKGGLVFNLSRMTSLEYQDKYLVHATAKYYEDPVEMIDLLYDNCKNALLEQFEFCFLPYERDALRELMELIDKYTEDNSILKRDTYDYLVYQNKSWIEVRELALKTLYTFGYDLEDFDYD
- the trpB gene encoding tryptophan synthase subunit beta, whose translation is MNKKAYFGSFGGQFVPETAMFALEELEDAYSTIAQTKEFKDELGCLLREYAGRPTPLYHAARLSEHYGHEIYLKREDLNHTGAHKINNALAQALLAKKMGKKKIIAETGAGQHGVATATAAALFGLECDVYMGETDAARQQLNAFRMQLLGANLIKIDTGLKTLKEATTAAIQAWVNEIESVFYVIGSAVGPHPYPKMVRDFQSVIGAETRSQLASKGIKADYVLACVGGGSNAIGIFSAFVDDPSVQLIGVEAGGLGAHTPYHAATITNGRAGIIHGMKTIVLQDKFGMIEPVHSISAGLDYPGVGPEHAHLHEISRAKYEAVTDDECITALKLLCRLEGIIPAIESAHALAYLQKLCPQLKGKKTIVVNVSGRGDKDMDTVMNYKKGTIYG